A window from Candidatus Gracilibacteria bacterium encodes these proteins:
- the hisS gene encoding histidine--tRNA ligase — protein sequence MTDETTNEQGGKTQKLQTPQGIHDILPKDHEYFTFIKKVVRHRCRQAGFRRITTPILEYTEVFDRSIGEDTDIVSKEMYTFTDRSGRSLTLKPEGTAGAVRSYLQHGMKEWPQPVELYYIEPHFRYDRPQKGRYRMFWQIGVEIIGESDPALDVQCIFLAWKFFKDLGVADRFSLQLNNIGSQKSRAKYKEALVNYYTGKERNLCEDCQRRLNTNPLRLLDCKVEDCVILAQLAPKFDQYRSDEDTAFHNSVKEFLTEIGIEYTENDKLVRGLDYYTQTVFEFWDKETHGQNAVGGGGRYDGLVEQMGGEPTPAVGFAIGIDRLIMHMKAASVKVPSKDEVHIFVAQLGDEAKKKCLLLIDELRERGVRTVGALGKGSMKAQMRLADKFKVPYCLILGATEVREKVIIVRDMSKGQQRAVPMDEVVDEVVKLIGEKNLDTYSPGEISF from the coding sequence ATGACCGACGAAACCACCAATGAACAGGGGGGCAAGACGCAGAAGCTTCAAACTCCTCAAGGTATTCATGATATTTTGCCAAAGGATCATGAATATTTTACCTTCATCAAAAAAGTGGTGAGGCATCGGTGTAGGCAAGCGGGTTTTAGACGCATCACGACTCCTATTTTGGAGTACACGGAGGTTTTTGATCGCTCCATTGGAGAAGACACGGACATTGTTTCCAAAGAAATGTACACCTTCACGGACCGAAGCGGGCGCAGTTTGACCTTGAAGCCGGAGGGGACCGCGGGTGCCGTGCGCTCTTATCTTCAACACGGGATGAAAGAATGGCCACAACCGGTTGAGCTCTATTACATTGAACCTCACTTCCGCTACGATCGTCCTCAAAAGGGGCGCTACCGTATGTTCTGGCAAATTGGCGTGGAGATTATTGGAGAAAGCGACCCCGCACTGGATGTGCAGTGTATTTTCTTGGCGTGGAAGTTCTTTAAGGACCTTGGGGTGGCGGACCGATTTTCGTTGCAGCTCAACAATATCGGCTCACAAAAAAGTCGCGCCAAATACAAAGAGGCCTTGGTGAATTACTACACCGGTAAGGAAAGAAATCTGTGTGAAGACTGCCAAAGAAGACTGAATACAAATCCTCTGCGCTTGCTGGATTGTAAGGTGGAAGACTGCGTGATTTTGGCGCAGCTGGCCCCTAAATTTGACCAATACCGCAGCGATGAAGACACCGCTTTCCACAACAGTGTGAAGGAATTTTTAACAGAAATTGGGATTGAATACACCGAAAACGACAAGTTGGTGCGCGGGCTCGATTATTACACCCAAACGGTGTTTGAATTCTGGGACAAGGAAACGCACGGGCAAAATGCCGTGGGCGGTGGCGGCCGTTACGATGGTTTGGTGGAGCAGATGGGTGGAGAACCCACTCCGGCGGTTGGTTTTGCCATTGGAATCGATCGGCTCATCATGCACATGAAGGCAGCCAGTGTGAAAGTGCCTTCCAAAGATGAGGTTCATATTTTTGTGGCGCAACTTGGCGATGAAGCGAAGAAAAAATGTCTCCTTTTGATCGATGAACTGCGAGAACGAGGAGTGCGAACGGTGGGCGCGCTGGGGAAAGGCAGCATGAAGGCGCAAATGCGTTTGGCCGACAAATTCAAGGTGCCTTACTGTTTGATTTTGGGTGCCACCGAGGTGCGCGAAAAAGTGATTATTGTGCGCGACATGTCCAAAGGCCAGCAACGCGCTGTGCCCATGGATGAAGTTGTGGACGAAGTCGTGAAACTCATCGGAGAAAAGAACTTGGACACCTACAGCCCGGGAGAGATTTCGTTTTAA